A single Gemmatimonadaceae bacterium DNA region contains:
- a CDS encoding sulfite exporter TauE/SafE family protein: MTLLLGVLVASLVGSIHCAAMCGGFVCVYAGASTPRGLANLPAHVAYNGGRLVSYVVLGIVAGAIGARVDDLGRFAGMSRGAAILAGTLMVAWALGIMAASLGMRVPGTLAPEWAKRRLGAALVAMRDRPPVARAAVTGLLTTLLPCGWLYTFVVTAGGTGSGLGGAGVMLAFWLGTVPVLLGLGLGAQRLLGPVARRLPLASAALVLVLGLLSIAGRVHPPAMNMRMHAGAPTAAAAPQATAMDSSHAGH, from the coding sequence GTGACCCTGCTCTTGGGCGTCCTCGTCGCCAGCCTGGTGGGCAGCATCCACTGCGCGGCGATGTGCGGTGGTTTCGTGTGCGTGTACGCCGGCGCCTCGACACCACGCGGGCTTGCCAATCTTCCCGCCCACGTCGCGTACAACGGCGGCCGCCTCGTGTCGTACGTAGTGCTGGGAATCGTGGCCGGTGCGATCGGCGCTCGCGTCGACGACCTGGGCCGGTTCGCCGGGATGAGCCGAGGGGCCGCCATCCTGGCGGGCACGCTGATGGTGGCTTGGGCACTAGGCATCATGGCCGCGTCGCTTGGCATGCGGGTGCCGGGCACGCTGGCGCCGGAGTGGGCGAAGCGCCGGCTTGGCGCCGCACTCGTCGCCATGCGCGACCGTCCACCGGTAGCCCGCGCCGCCGTCACCGGGCTATTGACGACGCTCCTGCCCTGCGGCTGGCTGTACACGTTCGTCGTCACCGCCGGCGGAACCGGCAGTGGGCTTGGCGGCGCCGGCGTGATGCTCGCGTTCTGGCTGGGCACCGTGCCGGTGCTGCTCGGGCTCGGGCTGGGGGCTCAGCGGCTGCTAGGGCCCGTGGCTCGGCGGCTCCCGCTGGCGAGTGCGGCGTTGGTGTTGGTGCTTGGGCTTCTCTCGATTGCCGGACGCGTCCATCCGCCCGCCATGAACATGCGCATGCACGCCGGCGCTCCGACCGCCGCGGCTGCGCCCCAAGCGACGGCGATGGACTCGAGCCATGCAGGCCACTGA